A window of Primulina tabacum isolate GXHZ01 chromosome 4, ASM2559414v2, whole genome shotgun sequence contains these coding sequences:
- the LOC142541962 gene encoding uncharacterized protein LOC142541962, producing MTKEGANPDSSLISGNILISGKEALTLIDTGATYSFISEVFMHSLSVEPIVMPLHFNIVDEICPTSILKACPVLMVIDCVRKTIKFLTNDHESDTFVGIGSSLSVPIISFLQATKLLIKGCIGFLSLVSDIKREGNMQLQDIDVVQDYPNVFVDDVPGSPPDREVEFVIELIPGTAPISKAP from the exons ATGACAAAAGAAGGTGCTAATCCTGATTCTTCGTTAATATCAGGTAATATTCTAATATCCGGCAAGGAAGCTCTtacattgattgatactggtgcgaCTTATTCTTTTATCTCTGAAGTGTTTATGCACTCTTTATCTGTTGAGCCTATTGTCATGCCTTTACATTTCAATATTGTGGACGAAATTTGTCCAACGAGTATCCTTAAGGCATGTCCTGTACTGATGG TGATTGACTGTGTGAGAAAGACAATAAAGTTTTTAACCAATGACCATGAGAGTGATACATTTGTTGGTATAGGATCTTCGCTGAGTGTTCCCATTATTTCTTTTTTACAAGCTACTAAATTGTTGATCAAGGGGTGTATTGGTTTTCTGTCTTTGGTATCGGATATAAAAAGGGAAGGTAATATGCAATTGCAGGATATTGATGTGGTTCAGGATTATCCTAACGTATTTGTTGATGATGTGCCTGGATCACCACCTGATCGAGAGGTagagtttgttattgaattgattcCAGGTACAGCCCCAATCTCTAAGGCTCCGTAA